From Azospirillum sp. TSA2s, a single genomic window includes:
- a CDS encoding FAD-binding oxidoreductase, whose translation MKFVSYWHDTAPAFAGGAEGAIEGQYDVAIVGGGFTGLGAARQLAKAGARVIVLEAGRIGGGASGRNGGHLNNGLAHSFIAAKTALGTERAIALYRAFDQSIDTLEALIAEEGIECDFRHAGKLKLASKPAHFDTIARNFEVVHREVDPDTALLSAEDLKGEVGSPFYGAMLSRKSAMMHMGRFVVGLADAAKRHGAVLVENAPVGAITRSGDRHTLSTPRGTVTAKEVLVATGAYTTPNFSHFRRRIISVGSFIIATRPLSDDEVASVVPGNRTYVTSMNIGNYFRLSPDRRLIFGGRARFSASSDQQSDAKSGAILRASLAKIFPQIAGVDIDYCWGGLVDMTSDRYPRAGYHDGLWYAMGYSGHGAQLSTHLGMTMADAILGREDKNPLKGLSWPAVPGHFGKPWFLPLVGLYYKALDRIQ comes from the coding sequence ATGAAATTCGTCTCCTACTGGCACGACACCGCCCCTGCTTTCGCGGGCGGGGCGGAGGGGGCCATCGAGGGCCAATATGACGTCGCCATCGTCGGAGGGGGCTTCACCGGCCTGGGTGCCGCCCGCCAGCTGGCCAAGGCCGGCGCGCGGGTGATCGTGCTGGAGGCCGGCCGTATCGGCGGCGGGGCGTCGGGGCGCAATGGCGGGCATCTCAACAACGGTCTGGCGCACAGCTTCATCGCCGCCAAGACCGCGTTGGGGACGGAGCGCGCCATCGCCCTCTACCGCGCCTTCGACCAGTCGATCGACACGCTGGAGGCATTGATCGCCGAGGAGGGGATCGAGTGCGATTTCCGCCATGCCGGCAAGTTGAAACTGGCCTCGAAGCCGGCGCATTTCGATACCATCGCTCGCAATTTCGAGGTTGTGCACCGTGAGGTCGATCCAGACACCGCGCTGCTGAGCGCCGAAGATCTGAAGGGGGAGGTGGGCTCGCCCTTTTACGGGGCGATGCTGTCGCGCAAGAGCGCCATGATGCACATGGGCCGCTTCGTCGTCGGGCTGGCGGATGCCGCCAAGCGGCATGGCGCGGTGCTGGTGGAGAACGCTCCGGTCGGCGCCATCACCCGCTCGGGCGACCGCCACACGCTGTCCACCCCGCGCGGGACGGTGACTGCCAAGGAGGTGCTTGTCGCGACCGGCGCCTACACCACGCCGAATTTCAGCCATTTCCGGCGCCGCATCATCTCGGTCGGCAGCTTCATCATCGCCACCCGGCCGCTGAGCGACGACGAGGTGGCGTCGGTGGTGCCCGGCAACCGCACCTACGTCACGTCGATGAACATCGGCAACTACTTCCGCCTGTCGCCCGACCGGCGACTGATCTTCGGCGGCCGGGCGCGCTTCTCGGCAAGCTCGGACCAGCAGTCCGACGCCAAGAGCGGCGCGATCCTGCGGGCGAGCCTTGCGAAGATCTTCCCGCAGATCGCCGGCGTCGACATCGATTACTGCTGGGGTGGGCTGGTGGACATGACCAGCGACCGCTACCCGCGCGCCGGCTATCACGACGGGCTGTGGTACGCCATGGGCTATTCCGGCCACGGGGCGCAGCTGTCCACCCATCTCGGCATGACCATGGCCGACGCGATCCTGGGACGGGAGGACAAAAACCCGTTGAAGGGGTTGTCCTGGCCCGCCGTCCCCGGCCATTTCGGCAAGCCCTGGTTCCTGCCGCTGGTGGGGCTGTACTACAAGGCGCTCGACCGGATTCAGTGA
- a CDS encoding ABC transporter permease has product MKTHTSTGSLATWSGYRINPVGLVSFCVVLFWALVALFAPYIAPHSVGDMIDFDYFGPMRPGLWLGSDYLGRDMLSRIIYGTRYTVGISLAAVAIACFTGVVLGMTSAVLRGPVDMVVSRVLDAMNSIPSKLFGLMVVAAVGSSIPVLILTLSVIYIPGAYRFSRSLAVNIDTMDFIMVARIRGESLPYLIGSEILPNIVGPVLADLGLRFVFIVLLLSGLSFLGLGVQPPYADWGALVRENIGGLPFAAPAVIVPSLAIATLTISVNLLIDNLPQKIRDRSAS; this is encoded by the coding sequence ATGAAGACACACACCTCCACCGGTTCCCTCGCAACATGGTCCGGCTACAGGATCAATCCGGTAGGCCTGGTCAGTTTCTGCGTGGTTCTGTTCTGGGCGCTGGTTGCCCTGTTCGCTCCCTACATCGCCCCCCACTCCGTGGGGGATATGATCGACTTCGATTACTTCGGCCCGATGCGGCCCGGCCTGTGGCTCGGGTCGGATTATCTCGGCCGCGACATGCTGTCCCGCATCATCTACGGGACCCGCTACACCGTCGGCATCTCGCTGGCCGCGGTCGCCATCGCCTGCTTCACCGGGGTCGTGCTGGGCATGACCTCCGCCGTGCTGCGCGGGCCGGTGGACATGGTGGTCAGCCGGGTGCTCGACGCCATGAATTCGATCCCCAGCAAGCTGTTCGGCCTGATGGTCGTGGCCGCGGTGGGATCGTCGATCCCGGTACTGATCCTGACCCTGTCGGTCATCTATATTCCCGGCGCCTACCGCTTCAGCCGGTCGCTGGCGGTCAACATCGACACCATGGACTTCATCATGGTCGCCCGCATCCGCGGGGAAAGCCTGCCCTATCTGATCGGCTCGGAGATCCTGCCCAACATCGTCGGTCCGGTTCTGGCCGATCTGGGCCTGCGCTTCGTCTTTATCGTGCTGCTGCTGTCGGGCCTGTCGTTCCTGGGGCTGGGGGTCCAGCCGCCCTACGCCGACTGGGGGGCGCTGGTGCGCGAGAACATCGGCGGCCTGCCCTTCGCGGCGCCCGCGGTGATCGTGCCGTCGCTGGCCATCGCCACCCTGACCATCAGCGTCAATCTGCTGATCGACAATCTTCCACAGAAGATCCGGGATCGGAGTGCCTCCTGA
- a CDS encoding ABC transporter substrate-binding protein, with protein sequence MTKTPDSWSRIDDSMVESAIRRGANRRDLLKMLMAGGVSLAAANLLVGRADAAVAEEPVKGGTLKAAGWSSSTADTLDPAKASLSTDYVRCCAFYNRLTFLDKAGIPQMELAQSVDTEDAKTWTIKLRKGVTFHDGKSLTADDVVFSLKRHLDPAVGSKVAKIASQMTDIKAVDKSTVAITLATANADLPTILATHHFMIVADGTTDFSKGNGTGAFICKSFEPGVRSIGVHNPNYWKGGPNVDSFEFFAISDDNARVNALLSGDIHLAAAINPRSTRLVDGQQGFSLSKTTSGNYTDLNIRLDMEPGSRKDFVDGMKYLVNREQIVKSALRGFGEVGNDQPVSPSSPFHNAALKPKAFDPERAKSLFKKAGVLGQSIPVITSDAASSAVDMAMVIQAAGADIGMKLDVQRVPSDGYWSNYWLKAPIHFGNINPRPTPDILFSLLYASEAPWNESQYKSEKFDKMMLEARGTLAWAKRKELYDQMQVMISEEAGTIIPAYISNVDAITDKLKGLAPNPLGGMMGYAFAEYVWLAA encoded by the coding sequence ATGACAAAGACGCCTGATAGCTGGTCCCGGATCGACGACAGCATGGTCGAAAGCGCCATCCGGCGTGGGGCCAACCGCCGCGATCTGCTCAAGATGCTGATGGCGGGCGGGGTGTCGCTCGCCGCCGCCAACCTCCTTGTGGGCCGCGCCGACGCCGCGGTTGCCGAAGAGCCGGTGAAGGGTGGCACGCTCAAGGCCGCCGGCTGGTCGTCATCCACCGCCGACACGCTGGACCCGGCGAAGGCGTCGCTGTCGACCGACTATGTCCGCTGCTGTGCCTTCTACAACCGCCTGACCTTCCTCGACAAGGCCGGCATCCCGCAGATGGAACTGGCCCAGTCGGTCGATACTGAAGACGCCAAGACCTGGACGATCAAGCTCCGCAAGGGCGTGACCTTCCACGACGGCAAGTCGCTGACCGCCGACGATGTGGTGTTCTCGCTGAAGCGCCATCTCGATCCGGCCGTCGGGTCCAAGGTCGCGAAGATCGCCTCCCAGATGACGGACATCAAGGCGGTGGACAAGAGCACCGTCGCCATCACGCTGGCGACCGCGAACGCCGACCTGCCGACCATCCTGGCCACGCATCACTTCATGATCGTGGCCGACGGCACCACCGACTTCTCCAAGGGCAACGGCACCGGCGCCTTCATCTGCAAGAGCTTCGAGCCGGGCGTGCGGTCCATCGGCGTGCACAACCCGAATTACTGGAAGGGCGGCCCGAACGTCGATTCCTTCGAGTTTTTCGCGATCAGCGACGACAACGCCCGCGTCAACGCGCTGCTGTCCGGCGACATCCACCTCGCCGCGGCGATCAACCCGCGCTCCACCCGGCTGGTCGACGGGCAGCAGGGCTTCTCCCTGTCCAAGACGACGTCCGGCAACTACACCGACCTGAACATCCGCCTGGACATGGAGCCGGGCAGCCGCAAGGATTTCGTGGACGGGATGAAATATCTCGTCAACCGCGAGCAGATCGTCAAATCCGCCCTGCGCGGTTTCGGCGAGGTCGGCAACGATCAGCCGGTGTCCCCGTCCAGCCCCTTCCACAACGCCGCGCTGAAACCCAAGGCATTCGACCCGGAACGCGCCAAGTCCCTGTTCAAGAAGGCGGGCGTGCTGGGACAATCCATCCCGGTCATCACGTCGGACGCCGCCTCATCCGCCGTCGACATGGCCATGGTGATCCAGGCCGCCGGCGCCGACATCGGTATGAAGCTCGACGTCCAGCGCGTGCCGTCCGACGGCTATTGGAGCAATTACTGGCTGAAGGCCCCGATCCATTTCGGCAACATCAACCCGCGCCCGACGCCGGATATCCTCTTCTCCCTCCTCTACGCCTCCGAAGCGCCGTGGAACGAGAGCCAGTACAAGTCCGAGAAGTTCGACAAGATGATGCTCGAAGCGCGCGGCACGCTCGCCTGGGCCAAGCGCAAGGAACTGTACGACCAGATGCAGGTGATGATCTCCGAGGAAGCCGGCACCATCATCCCCGCCTACATCTCCAACGTGGACGCCATCACCGACAAGCTGAAGGGCCTCGCTCCCAACCCGCTGGGCGGCATGATGGGCTACGCGTTTGCCGAGTATGTCTGGCTGGCTGCCTGA
- a CDS encoding ABC transporter ATP-binding protein produces the protein MTNLVEIRDLTVEATTDSGRWIQILKGIDLDIAAGETVAFIGESGSGKTTAAMTLLGYARPGCRISGGTVRVDGHDMVTLSEKQRAALRGTVVAYVPQSAAAAFNPAATIMDQVIEVTRIHQLMPPDEARRRAVALFRALSLPNPDSIGDRYPHQVSGGQLQRLAAAMALIGDPKVVIFDEPTTALDVTTQVEVLRAFKAVTNKRRIACVYVSHDLAVVAQIADRIMVLRHGEVQETGSVNDILTRPTHPYTKELLHAFHPDTGGRVAAAEAFATDASPLLEIKTLSAGYGPPQSNGLPLALAVKGVSLQVKRGTNLGIIGESGCGKSTLARAIAGILPACNGDIQFDGRELWHSARQRSREQLRDLQIVFQHADTALNPAKSIEDILGRPLTFYHGLRGKARDARIDALMDMVRLPRALRHRLPAELSGGQKQRVNFARALAAEPKLILCDEITSALDTVVASTIIDLLKELQRELGLSYVFISHDLSVIEAICDEIIVMYRGQAVETIIPSARQQPQHPYSQLLFSSVPKLDPTWLDTLDIDADRMRVA, from the coding sequence ATGACGAATCTTGTCGAAATCCGCGATCTGACGGTCGAGGCCACCACCGATTCCGGCCGCTGGATACAAATCCTGAAGGGTATCGACCTCGACATCGCCGCCGGCGAAACAGTCGCCTTCATCGGCGAAAGCGGGTCCGGCAAGACCACCGCCGCCATGACGCTGCTGGGCTACGCCCGTCCCGGCTGCCGGATTTCTGGCGGCACGGTGCGGGTCGACGGCCATGACATGGTGACCTTGTCGGAAAAGCAACGGGCGGCCCTGCGCGGCACGGTCGTGGCCTATGTGCCGCAGAGCGCGGCGGCCGCCTTCAACCCGGCGGCGACGATCATGGATCAGGTCATCGAGGTGACGCGGATCCACCAGCTGATGCCGCCGGACGAGGCCCGCCGCCGTGCGGTCGCCCTGTTCCGCGCCCTGTCGCTGCCCAATCCCGACAGCATCGGCGACCGCTACCCGCACCAGGTGTCGGGCGGACAGCTGCAGCGGCTGGCGGCGGCGATGGCCCTCATCGGCGATCCCAAGGTGGTGATCTTCGACGAGCCGACCACGGCGCTCGACGTCACCACCCAGGTCGAGGTGCTGCGCGCCTTCAAGGCGGTGACCAACAAGCGCCGGATCGCCTGTGTCTATGTGTCCCACGATCTTGCCGTCGTCGCCCAGATCGCCGACCGCATCATGGTGCTGCGCCACGGAGAGGTGCAGGAAACGGGCAGCGTCAACGACATCCTGACGCGCCCAACCCATCCCTACACCAAGGAATTGCTGCACGCCTTCCATCCCGACACCGGCGGGCGGGTTGCCGCCGCGGAGGCCTTTGCCACCGATGCCTCCCCGCTGCTGGAAATCAAGACGCTGAGCGCCGGTTACGGCCCGCCGCAGTCGAACGGGCTACCGCTGGCCCTCGCGGTCAAGGGGGTGAGCCTGCAGGTGAAACGGGGCACCAACCTCGGCATCATCGGGGAGTCCGGCTGTGGAAAATCGACCCTGGCGCGCGCCATCGCCGGCATCCTGCCGGCCTGCAACGGCGACATCCAGTTCGACGGACGGGAGCTGTGGCACAGCGCCCGCCAGCGCAGCCGCGAGCAGTTGCGCGACCTTCAAATCGTCTTCCAGCATGCCGACACGGCGCTCAACCCGGCCAAGTCGATCGAGGATATTCTCGGCCGCCCGCTGACCTTCTATCACGGCCTGCGCGGCAAGGCCCGCGATGCGCGCATCGACGCGCTGATGGACATGGTCCGCCTGCCCCGCGCCCTGCGCCACCGCCTTCCGGCGGAGCTGTCGGGTGGCCAGAAACAGCGGGTGAACTTCGCCCGCGCACTTGCCGCCGAACCGAAATTGATCCTGTGCGACGAGATCACCTCGGCCCTCGACACCGTCGTCGCCTCGACGATCATCGACCTGCTGAAGGAACTGCAGCGCGAACTTGGCCTGTCCTATGTCTTCATCAGCCACGACCTGTCGGTGATCGAGGCGATCTGCGACGAGATCATCGTGATGTACCGCGGGCAGGCGGTCGAGACCATCATCCCTTCCGCCCGGCAGCAGCCGCAGCATCCCTACTCGCAGTTGCTGTTCTCGTCGGTTCCGAAGCTGGATCCGACATGGCTCGACACGCTGGACATCGACGCCGACCGGATGCGGGTGGCCTGA
- a CDS encoding ABC transporter permease, whose translation MTSRVPSLILGRLFIALVTLTIVSFAVFFATTLLPGDTATILLGQAATPEAIAGLRTAMHLDEPALLRFFYWIGGLFQGDLGTSYANHMPVSSLIAGRLLNTLKLAGLTTLISVPLALTLGITAAMWRGTLYDRVVTVATIGIISVPEFVLATLAVLLFAVYLKWLPALSFTYNVDSFAGLLRAYAMPVITLTFGVSAQMIRMSRAAVIETLNTPYVEMALLKGASRPRMVLRHALPNALGPISNAVALSLSYLVGGVIIVETIFNYPGIAKLMVDAVSTRDLPLIQSCAMIFCVGYLILITAADIVAILSNPRLR comes from the coding sequence ATGACATCACGTGTTCCCTCCCTCATCCTCGGCCGGCTGTTCATTGCGCTGGTCACGCTGACCATCGTGTCCTTCGCAGTCTTCTTCGCCACCACGCTGCTGCCCGGCGATACGGCGACCATCCTGCTGGGTCAGGCGGCGACGCCGGAGGCGATCGCCGGCCTGCGCACGGCCATGCATCTCGACGAACCGGCCCTGCTGCGCTTCTTCTACTGGATCGGCGGGCTGTTCCAGGGCGATCTCGGCACCTCCTACGCCAACCATATGCCGGTGTCGTCGCTGATCGCCGGTAGGCTGCTCAACACGCTGAAGCTTGCCGGCCTGACCACCCTGATATCGGTTCCCCTTGCGCTGACGCTCGGCATCACCGCCGCGATGTGGCGGGGCACGCTGTATGACCGCGTCGTCACCGTCGCCACCATCGGCATCATCTCGGTTCCGGAATTCGTGCTGGCGACCTTGGCCGTCCTGCTGTTCGCGGTTTACCTGAAATGGCTGCCGGCCCTGTCCTTCACCTACAATGTCGACAGTTTCGCCGGGCTCCTGCGGGCCTATGCCATGCCGGTCATCACGCTGACCTTCGGGGTTTCGGCGCAGATGATCCGCATGAGCCGGGCCGCCGTGATCGAAACGCTGAACACGCCCTATGTCGAGATGGCGCTGCTGAAAGGCGCGTCGCGGCCCCGGATGGTCCTGCGCCATGCTCTGCCCAACGCGCTGGGACCGATCTCCAACGCGGTGGCGCTGTCGCTGTCCTATCTGGTGGGCGGCGTCATCATCGTCGAGACGATCTTCAACTATCCCGGCATCGCCAAGCTGATGGTCGACGCGGTGTCCACCCGCGACCTGCCGCTGATCCAGTCCTGCGCGATGATTTTCTGCGTAGGCTATCTGATCCTGATCACCGCCGCCGACATCGTCGCCATCCTGTCGAACCCGAGGCTCCGATGA
- a CDS encoding haloacid dehalogenase type II, with amino-acid sequence MSQFRPKYVTFDCHGTLINFQMAEAARDLYGSILDEARMTEFIKNFAAYRLDEIMGDWKPYAEVVHNSLERTCKRNNVVFRDEDARMVYERVPTWGPHPDVPAGLAKVAKEIPLVILSNAMNDQIPSNVAKLGAPFHAVYTAEQAQAYKPRFKAFEYMFDMLGCGPEDILHCSSSFRYDLMSAHDLGIRNKVWVNRGHEPANPYYGYTEIRDISGLPGVVGL; translated from the coding sequence ATGAGCCAGTTTCGGCCGAAATACGTCACCTTCGATTGCCACGGCACGCTGATCAACTTTCAGATGGCCGAAGCTGCGCGCGATCTGTACGGGTCGATCCTGGACGAGGCGCGGATGACGGAGTTCATCAAGAACTTCGCCGCCTACCGGCTCGACGAGATCATGGGCGATTGGAAGCCCTACGCCGAAGTCGTGCACAATTCGCTTGAGCGCACCTGCAAGCGCAACAATGTCGTCTTCCGCGACGAGGATGCGCGCATGGTCTATGAGCGGGTTCCGACCTGGGGGCCGCACCCGGACGTTCCGGCCGGGCTGGCGAAGGTCGCCAAGGAAATTCCGCTGGTCATCCTGTCCAACGCCATGAACGACCAGATCCCGTCGAACGTGGCGAAGCTGGGTGCGCCCTTCCACGCCGTTTACACCGCCGAACAGGCGCAGGCCTACAAGCCGCGATTCAAGGCGTTCGAATACATGTTCGACATGCTCGGCTGCGGGCCGGAGGACATCCTGCACTGCTCCTCCTCCTTCCGCTACGACCTGATGTCGGCGCATGATCTGGGGATCCGCAACAAGGTGTGGGTCAACCGCGGCCACGAACCGGCCAACCCCTATTACGGCTATACCGAGATCCGCGACATCTCCGGCCTGCCCGGCGTGGTCGGGCTGTAA
- a CDS encoding aspartate aminotransferase family protein, giving the protein MLSNSLIELDRAHLVHPVASYRSHEKAGVRVIASGSGATLTDTSGHRLVDGFAGLWCVNAGYGQKSLVEAATRQMQELPYATGYFGLGSEPAIRLAAALAERAPGDLNHVFFTLGGSDAVDSTIRFIRYYWQAKGQPQRDQFISIEQGYHGSSTVGAGLTALPAFHAGFGVPFDWQHKIPSHYPYRNPVGDDADAIIAASLAALDAKIAEIGGPERVAAFYAEPIQGSGGVLVPPDGWMKAMCDRCRSLGILFVADEVITGFGRTGPLFACTDDGVVPDLMTTAKGLTSGYVPMGAVFLSDAVYATIADAAGAAAVGHGYTYSAHPVSAAVGLEALRLYEDGLLANGVKAGARLMAGLHALRDHPLVGDVRGRGMLAAIELVVDKDRKTPLPAAAEPSRRIFDRAWSNGLVIRAFGNGVLGYAPPLCCTDDDIDAILERTAQTLDQTLEDPDIRRAMR; this is encoded by the coding sequence ATGCTCAGCAATTCCCTGATCGAACTCGACCGTGCCCATCTGGTGCATCCCGTCGCATCCTACCGCAGCCATGAGAAGGCCGGCGTCCGGGTGATCGCCTCCGGCTCCGGGGCCACCCTCACCGACACGTCCGGCCACCGGCTGGTGGATGGCTTCGCCGGCCTGTGGTGCGTCAATGCCGGCTATGGACAGAAGAGCCTCGTCGAGGCCGCCACCCGCCAGATGCAGGAACTGCCCTACGCCACCGGTTATTTCGGGCTCGGCAGCGAACCGGCGATCCGGCTGGCGGCGGCGCTGGCCGAACGCGCTCCCGGCGACCTGAACCATGTCTTCTTCACGCTCGGCGGGTCGGACGCGGTGGACAGCACCATCCGCTTCATCCGCTACTACTGGCAGGCCAAGGGCCAGCCGCAGCGCGACCAGTTCATCTCGATCGAGCAGGGCTATCATGGTTCCTCCACCGTCGGCGCCGGGCTGACCGCCTTGCCCGCCTTCCATGCCGGCTTCGGCGTGCCGTTCGACTGGCAGCACAAGATTCCGTCGCACTACCCCTACCGCAACCCGGTCGGCGACGATGCCGACGCGATCATCGCCGCCTCGCTCGCCGCGCTCGACGCCAAGATCGCCGAGATCGGCGGGCCGGAGCGGGTGGCGGCCTTCTATGCCGAACCGATCCAGGGGTCCGGCGGAGTCCTGGTTCCGCCCGACGGCTGGATGAAGGCGATGTGCGACCGCTGCCGCAGCCTGGGCATCCTGTTCGTCGCCGACGAGGTCATCACCGGCTTCGGCCGCACCGGCCCGCTGTTCGCCTGCACCGACGACGGCGTGGTTCCCGACCTGATGACCACGGCGAAGGGCCTGACCTCCGGCTATGTGCCGATGGGCGCCGTCTTCCTGTCCGACGCGGTTTATGCCACCATCGCCGATGCTGCCGGAGCCGCCGCGGTCGGCCATGGCTACACCTATTCCGCCCACCCCGTGAGTGCCGCGGTGGGGCTGGAGGCATTGCGGCTGTACGAGGACGGCCTGCTGGCCAACGGCGTCAAGGCGGGCGCGCGGCTGATGGCCGGACTGCATGCCCTGCGCGACCACCCGCTGGTCGGCGATGTGCGCGGACGCGGCATGCTGGCCGCCATCGAGCTGGTGGTGGACAAGGACCGCAAGACCCCGCTGCCGGCCGCCGCCGAGCCGTCCCGGCGGATTTTCGACCGCGCCTGGAGCAACGGGCTGGTCATCCGTGCCTTCGGGAACGGTGTGCTGGGCTATGCCCCGCCGCTCTGCTGCACCGACGACGACATCGATGCGATCCTGGAGCGCACAGCCCAAACGCTCGACCAGACACTTGAGGATCCCGACATCCGCCGGGCGATGCGATAG
- a CDS encoding HAD-IA family hydrolase: MPKSLLNFKYLTFDVVGTLIDFEGGIKDCLAEIAAEAGTTVDGEAALTLYREARYTDATDLFPDDLVRVYSVIAPKLGLPAGTQYGERLRDSAASWAGFPDSRDAMARLAKRYKLIAMTNARRWAFTHFSRELDDPFHAGFTADDTGVEKPDPAFFQQVFDFVERDGGSKDDILHVAQSQYHDIGVSRRLGMKNCWIQRRHAQKGYGGTIEPAEFTEPDFHFRSMAELADAVDAAATPKTVSA, encoded by the coding sequence TTGCCCAAGAGTCTGCTGAATTTCAAATATCTGACCTTCGACGTCGTCGGCACGCTGATCGACTTCGAAGGTGGCATCAAGGACTGCCTCGCCGAAATCGCGGCGGAGGCGGGAACCACGGTGGACGGCGAAGCTGCGCTGACCCTCTACCGCGAAGCGCGCTACACCGACGCCACCGACCTTTTCCCCGACGATCTGGTGCGGGTCTATTCGGTCATCGCGCCGAAGCTGGGACTTCCCGCCGGCACGCAGTACGGTGAACGCCTGCGCGATTCCGCAGCGTCCTGGGCCGGCTTCCCCGACAGCAGGGACGCCATGGCCCGTCTGGCCAAGCGCTACAAGCTGATCGCGATGACAAATGCGCGGCGCTGGGCCTTCACCCATTTCTCCCGCGAGTTGGACGACCCATTCCATGCCGGCTTCACCGCCGACGACACCGGCGTCGAGAAGCCCGACCCCGCCTTCTTCCAGCAGGTGTTCGACTTCGTCGAGCGCGACGGCGGCAGCAAGGACGACATCCTGCACGTCGCCCAGAGCCAGTATCACGACATCGGCGTTTCGCGTCGCCTCGGCATGAAAAATTGCTGGATCCAGCGGCGGCATGCGCAGAAGGGCTATGGCGGCACCATCGAGCCCGCCGAATTCACCGAACCGGATTTCCATTTCCGCTCGATGGCGGAACTGGCGGATGCGGTCGATGCCGCCGCTACGCCGAAGACCGTCTCCGCGTAA
- a CDS encoding GNAT family N-acetyltransferase, which produces MSKNTVSKRTVHCLAFEPKHLKDALALSRQAQWPHRLEDWSLTLALSQGLVAVDAEAPDGAQVVGTVLMTPYGEDAATINMVIVDEGWRGQGLGRRLMDEAMALAGDRPLRLVATTDGLPLYEKLGFREVGTVLQHQGEGGPVALFATEDVTPAGADDRAAIAALDRQAFGADRSQLLERFAERGSFTLLRRNGAPVGFAALRDFGRGQVIGPVVAPDVDGAKALIGPIIAANPGKFLRVDTTADTGLGPWLADCGLRHVGGGIAMRRAAPTASAAAAPPPISTFALASQALG; this is translated from the coding sequence ATGAGCAAGAATACGGTTTCCAAAAGAACGGTTCACTGTCTGGCTTTCGAACCCAAGCATCTAAAGGATGCGCTGGCATTGTCGCGGCAGGCGCAATGGCCGCACCGCCTGGAAGACTGGTCCCTGACCCTCGCGCTCAGCCAGGGGCTTGTCGCTGTGGATGCGGAGGCGCCGGACGGTGCGCAGGTGGTCGGCACGGTGCTAATGACCCCCTATGGCGAGGATGCCGCCACCATCAACATGGTCATCGTCGATGAAGGCTGGCGCGGGCAGGGCCTTGGCCGCCGCCTGATGGACGAGGCCATGGCTCTCGCGGGAGACCGCCCCCTGCGCCTCGTCGCCACGACCGATGGGCTGCCGCTCTACGAAAAACTGGGTTTCCGCGAGGTTGGCACGGTCCTTCAGCACCAGGGAGAAGGCGGTCCGGTTGCGCTGTTTGCGACGGAAGACGTCACCCCAGCGGGCGCCGACGACCGCGCCGCCATCGCCGCCCTCGACCGGCAGGCCTTCGGCGCCGACCGCAGCCAGCTGCTGGAGCGGTTCGCCGAGCGTGGTTCCTTCACGCTGCTGCGTCGCAACGGCGCTCCTGTCGGCTTCGCCGCCCTGCGCGACTTCGGCCGCGGCCAAGTCATCGGCCCAGTGGTGGCACCCGATGTGGACGGCGCCAAGGCCCTGATCGGTCCGATTATCGCCGCAAATCCCGGCAAATTCCTGCGGGTGGACACCACCGCCGACACCGGCCTCGGCCCTTGGCTGGCCGACTGTGGTCTTCGCCATGTCGGCGGCGGTATCGCCATGCGCCGCGCCGCCCCAACGGCATCGGCGGCCGCAGCGCCCCCCCCCATCTCGACCTTCGCGCTCGCCAGCCAGGCACTCGGCTGA